The following coding sequences are from one Humulus lupulus chromosome X, drHumLupu1.1, whole genome shotgun sequence window:
- the LOC133804351 gene encoding ATP-dependent 6-phosphofructokinase 5, chloroplastic-like, producing the protein MLFVLGGNGTHAGANVIHKECCRRGVKVAVVGVPKTIDNDILLMDKTFGFETTVEEAQRAINSAYIEAHSAYHGIGIVKLMGRSSGFIAMHASLASGRIDICLIPEVPFHLHGPHGVLRHLKYLIETKGSAVVCVAKGVGQVSHSITSVFH; encoded by the exons ATGCTTTTTGTGCTGGGTGGGAACGGAACTCATGCTGGGGCAAATGTAATTCACAAAGAG TGCTGTAGAAGAGGGGTAAAGGTGGCTGTTGTTGGGGTCCCCAAAACTATAGACAATGATATTTTGCTGATGGACAAAACTTTTGGGTTTGAAACTACTGTTGAGGAAGCACAACGAGCCATTAATTCAGCTTACATCGAG GCACATAGTGCATACCATGGTATAGGAATTGTAAAGTTGATGGGTCGTAGCAGTGGATTTATTGCTATGCATGCATCTCTGGCTAGTGGACGAATCGATATATGCTTGATACCAGAG GTACCTTTCCATTTACATGGTCCTCATGGTGTTTTGCGGCATCTGAAATACCTCATTGAGACAAAAGGATCAGCAGTGGTCTGTGTTGCTAAGGGAGTAGGGCAGGTTAGTCATAGTATAACATCAGTTTTTCACTAG